The segment GGTCAACAAACGATCCGCGTACGGGCGGGATGCGATCGGCAATTACTAGCAGAAATCGTTCACCTGCTGGGAGAATCATCATGCTGAATCTGCCCGACAGCGTGCGTGTATTCGTGGCCACGCATCCCGTGGATATGCGGCGAAGTTTTGATGGCTTGTGTTTCCTGGTTCAGCAATATTTGGGTCAGGATCCGTTGTCTGGTGATCTGTTTGTCTTCCGCAATCGCCGTGGCGACTGCTTGAAATTGCTCTGGTGGGATCGTGATGGCCTGGCCATCTGGTACAAACGCCTGGAACAAGGCAACTTTCTGTTTCCGAAAGATCCCAGTGCCGTTCTGACGTTGACCGGCATTGATCTGCAACTGATTCTGCAGGGAATCGATCTGAGTAAGGTTCAACGTCAGCATCGTTATCAGCGACCAGCCGACTGAAGATTTCACTGGCAAATCAGTTCTCAATTGATTTCAGAAAAAATATCAAAATTCTCCATGATTGATTGATAGTTTTTGCTACCTCGCGCGTCTTAATAGTATGAGCGAGTCATCGGCTGATCACGATCCTTCTCTACCCGTTGACCTCGGTCAGTGTCATGAAATAATTCGGACAATTTCCGAAAAGTATCTGCAGCAACAAGCACTGATTGAATCCCTTCAGAACCAGATCAACAACCTGATGCGATCTGGTCGGAATCAGAAACGGGAATATTTTGACCCGGGCCAAGGGGAGTTATTTGAAGAGCCGGAACCGGAACCAGAGCCTGTTATCGAACTCGAACCTGAACCAGTTATCGAGCCAGAATCGCCAACTCGTCGCAAAGGTCATGGACGCAAGCGGCCACTGACAGATTTGCCTCGGCAGCGGGTAGTGATTGATCTTGAGCCGGAACAGAAAACCTGCTCCTGCTGTCACCAGCCGCTGACAAGAATTGGCGAAGTGATCAGTAGTCGTTACGAATACAAACCTGCTTCAATATTTGTGATGGAGTTTGCCCGTCAGAAATATGCCTGTCAACGTTGCCTTGATCGCCGGCCTGCGGATAACAACCCTGTACCCGTCAATGACTTGATCCGCGTGGCAGAACCACCTGCAAATCCGATTCCCAAGGGAAATGCTGGACCTGGGTTACTGGCTTTTATTCTGGTCAGTAAGTTTGTTGATCATCTGCCGCTGCACCGGCTCGAACGATTGTTTCAGCGAGCCGCTCTGAAGTTATCTCGCTCTACAATGTGCAGTTGGCTGGGCGATGTCGCGCAATTGCTGGAGCCACTTTATTGCTGGATGCTGGCGGATCTCTTGCAATCCCGGGTAATTCATATCGATGAAACCAGTTTGCCACTGCAGAAAAAAGATAATCAGCGTCAGTTGCATCCCGCCCGCATGTGGGTAGCGATTGGTGATGCACTGCATCCGCATCTGATTTATGACTTCACACTGAGCAAAGCACGCGCAGGGCCAGAAGCACTGCTGAATGATTACAACGGCTACTTGCATGCGGATGCAGCCAACTTGTACGACCAGTTGTACACCCGGCAAAATATGACCGAGGTGGCGTGCTGGGCACATGCGCGGCGCAAGTTTCATGAGGCCCAGATTACGGCACCGCTGCAGGCTGCGCGGGCCATGGTGCTGATCAGCAAACTGTATCGGATTGAAAAGGAGATTAAGAAGGATCTGGCTGAGCAGTCCTGGGAATTGTCTGTGCAGGAAGCGTCTCGAGTGCAGATTCGCCAGGAAAAAGCAATTCCCGTGTTGAAAGAATTGCACGATTGGCTGCATGCGGAGGCACCAAAGTTGTTGCCCAAAGCCCGATTGCCAAAGCGGTGAACTATGCGTTGCGCCATTGGCAGGCCCTGCACCGATATACCGAGCAGGGGTATTTGAATATTGATAATAATGCCGCGGAGCGGCATTGCGAGTGATTGCCCTGGGACGCAAGAACTGGCTGTTTGCAGGCAGTGAACAAGGCGGTCGCAATGCAGCCATCATCTACAGCATCGTGCAATCGTGCCTGCACGCGGGTGTGGAGCCGCAGGCCTACCTGACCGATATCCTGGCAAAACTGCCCACCTGGCCCAAGGATCGCCTGAGCGAGCTATCCCCTGCAGCCTGGAAACCTCAACAATTCGACAACAACAATCCCACACCATCCTGAATCCATCTACCCGATTCTAAACAATTGCGAAATCTCAACGAGCTCTGCAAGTTGTGAGAAACTCAACTCACGGATGTATGAAATCAGAACAGTCGTTCACTGAACGGGTACATATGTCTGCTTGCGAACTCTATCAGGATCTCTGGCTTAGGCACCATGAAGCGGTATCGCCACTTGGCTAACTGGAGCCAGGCATCGCTAAATTCTGCGATGTTCAATTTCCCATTTTTAGCGAGAGTAACTAGCAATTGCTCGGCTCCGAAGGCTTGTCCATCTTGACCATTGCGAGCATTGAGTAATTTTGTCTGAAGAAAGCGGTCATCAGCTAACAGGGGGATCTGGTGCTGATCGGCAAGTAGTAGAGCATCGAGGGTCGGATGGATTTCAGCAGAATCGGTCAGGCCTTCAGCTTCTATCATAGGTTCAGGATGATTCGGCATAGTAGGTTTTACACGCTCATCCGACGTCAACATCCCGCGGAGTTCCCTGCTCCAATTCATCCGTTGAGCCCGCCGATCAACACCCAGCAATTCTTGGCGCATTGATTCAATATCACCCGGATCTAGATAAAACTTAATGCCTGTGACGAACTTATCAAGCAGGCCAGCTTTGTGCACAGTTACCAAGGTTGATAGTCCAACCCTGATCCCACTCAATGCCGCGGTATGGAACATCGCGCCATCGCTAGTTGGGCGGTGGCACATTTGCAGTAAGCGATCCGTTTCTGCTCTTGATAGCTGT is part of the Zavarzinella sp. genome and harbors:
- the tnpB gene encoding IS66 family insertion sequence element accessory protein TnpB (TnpB, as the term is used for proteins encoded by IS66 family insertion elements, is considered an accessory protein, since TnpC, encoded by a neighboring gene, is a DDE family transposase.); the encoded protein is MLNLPDSVRVFVATHPVDMRRSFDGLCFLVQQYLGQDPLSGDLFVFRNRRGDCLKLLWWDRDGLAIWYKRLEQGNFLFPKDPSAVLTLTGIDLQLILQGIDLSKVQRQHRYQRPAD
- a CDS encoding IS66 family transposase, which translates into the protein MSESSADHDPSLPVDLGQCHEIIRTISEKYLQQQALIESLQNQINNLMRSGRNQKREYFDPGQGELFEEPEPEPEPVIELEPEPVIEPESPTRRKGHGRKRPLTDLPRQRVVIDLEPEQKTCSCCHQPLTRIGEVISSRYEYKPASIFVMEFARQKYACQRCLDRRPADNNPVPVNDLIRVAEPPANPIPKGNAGPGLLAFILVSKFVDHLPLHRLERLFQRAALKLSRSTMCSWLGDVAQLLEPLYCWMLADLLQSRVIHIDETSLPLQKKDNQRQLHPARMWVAIGDALHPHLIYDFTLSKARAGPEALLNDYNGYLHADAANLYDQLYTRQNMTEVACWAHARRKFHEAQITAPLQAARAMVLISKLYRIEKEIKKDLAEQSWELSVQEASRVQIRQEKAIPVLKELHDWLHAEAPKLLPKARLPKR
- a CDS encoding transposase domain-containing protein, with the protein product MIALGRKNWLFAGSEQGGRNAAIIYSIVQSCLHAGVEPQAYLTDILAKLPTWPKDRLSELSPAAWKPQQFDNNNPTPS